Sequence from the Maribellus comscasis genome:
AAAAATTACCAGGATAAGCCAATTCCCCATAGTATCGACGGAGAGGGAACATTTTATGCGCTTGACGGCAGTCATCCGGGATTTCAAAAATATCTAAGAAAAGTATTCGGGGAATTGAGAAAAAGCGGATACATTTTTTACGAAACGGCTTATATGGACTGGGGCTTAATTGATTCATGGGATATAAAAAGGGCAAAGCCAGGAAGAACATCTGTACAGGTATTCCACGATGTATTACAATTAATAAGAGAAGAAATCGGCATGGGTAGCATGTGGATGATGGACAGGACTCCGTATGGTGCGGCAATTGGATATGCTGACATCGTTAGAATCAATAAAACACTTCAAAGCCCTGAAGAATGGAACGATCCGGCCATTCAGAATATGATTAAAGAATCGTATTACTCTCATTATTTCAATAATATTTTTTGGCAAAACAGCCCCGGTGAAATTTTTCTCTCCGATTCGGGTGGTAATTTATCAGAAAATGAAATTTTAAGCCTTGCATTGTGGCAGGGAATCTTAGGCGGAGCCATTGGAACAAACGAAGAATTAGACAAACTCGACAGCAAACAGCTACGATTCTTCCGGTTTTTAGAACCCAACAAACGACAGCAGAATGCGTATTTACCATTCTGGCCCGATGAAGATGAAATAAAAGTGGCTGTTAGGGTATATAAACAAAATCGAAGCTGGGGTGTGCTTTTTTTCAATGATAAAGATAGCTCAGTTGAACGAACTTTTAATATAGCCGATTTAATTGAAAAAGACGATACATTCGTTTATGGTTGGTATCCTGAAGTTCCAATTGCTTTTGGTCGGTTGGCGGAAATAAGAATTACTCTTAAACCACATCAGTCGAGATTATTCTATTTCTCTGAAAATAATGAATACCCACCGGGAGATTTGACTTTGGGAGGAAAAGAATCAGATGGATTGTAATAAAAATGCCCCGTTTCCGAGGCATTTTTTAATATTATAAATTATATATTTTCCGGAATTACATAAGGAGGGCGATAATTTCTTTTCAGCAATTTATCAGCTTCTGCGTCATTTACAAATCGCTCAGAATCCGGGTCAAAAGTCAACACACGTCCTAAACGATAAGCGATATTGCCTAAATGCGCCAATCCTGAAGAAAGATGAGCTGTTTCAACCGGTCCGTTTAAAATGGTTTTATCATGGGCACGAACGGCTTCAATAAAGTTTGCAAAATGTCCGTCAGTACCACCGGCGCCTCTGTCATATTCAGATCCGGACATCGCTCCGTCGCTGCCTGATTTACCAGGTTCTCTTTTCTGACCTAAATATGTTTTATAACTGTCGTATCCATCAACAACAAGAACACCTTTGTCGCCATAAAAAATATTTCCAACAGTAACTCCTTCTTCCGTGTTTGTACACCACGGACGAACTTCAAATTGAATAATTTTATCTTCTTCAGGATAATGATAAACTGAAGTGAGAACTTCCGGTACTTCTTTTGCATCATCCCAGAGGAATTTACCGCCCATTGAAGTTATCTTTGTTGGCAAACCAACATCCAGTCCCCACATACACAAATCAGTTTCATGGATTCCCTGATTACCTACATCCCCATTTCCGTATTCGAACGTCCAGTGCCAGTTATAGTGAACTAAATTTCTTGTGAAAGGTCTTTTCATTGCCGGACCAGTCCAAAGATCATAATCAATTCCATCCGGAACCGGTTCAAAACCTGCATCGCCAATACTTGGACGCCAACGAAAAACCAATCCACGCGCCATATATACGCGACCAATGTATCCGTCTCTTAACAAACCAATAGCCTCGTTAACAGCCGGCGAACTGCGCAACTGAACACCATGCTGAACAATACGATCGTATTTTTCAGCAGCCTCCACCATTTTACGGCCTTCCCAAATGTTGTGTGAACCGGGTTTTTCAACATAAGCATCTTTTCCCGCCTGGCACGCCCAGATTACAGCAAGCGAGTGCCAGTGATTTGGAGTAGCAATACTAATTACATCAATGTCTTTGTTATCCATGATACGACGAAGATCCTGTTCCAATGCGACATCTTTGTTGTATTTATCCTTGAAATCTTTTTGTCGTTGTTTCAAAAGATTCATATCCGGATCGCAAAGTGTTGTTACTTCTACATTATCCTGAACCATAAAGCCCTGGATGTGACTTTTCCCACGACCATTAATACCCAAAACGGCTGCATTAATTCGGTCATTTGCACCAAAAGCCTCAGCCGGAATGATACTTGGCACAGCCAATGCTGCGGCAGCAGTAGTTGCTGAATCTTTTATAAACTTTCTCCTGGATTGATTTGAACTCATAACATATTAGATTTAGTGTTTATATCAAAAATTTAAATTTCGTAAAAAAAATCGGGAATTGAAGTATTTTAGAAAAAATTGTTTTTTATGTATTAAATATTCTGAATTGAATTTTTGCAGATTCCATAAAAGCTATTATATTTGCAACCCGTTACGAGGAAATTTCATTGAAATAAAGATATATTGCGGGGTGGAGCAGTTGGCAGCTCGTTGGGCTCATAACCCAAAGGTCGTAGGTTCAAGTCCTGCCCCCGCTACCAATACAATCATATAAAAGTCTGACAGTTAGAATACTATCAGGCTTTTTTTATTTAATTGGGACACATATAGGACACCATAAGACTTTTGCCCAAAAAATATAGTTGTTTTTGAATCCGAAACCAAGAAAGAAATATCCGAGAAATTGGTTAACTTTCCTCTTGAGTATTACTTTCATCAAATAATTTGATAATACTCTTAGCTGTTTGGATAGTATATTGAATTTCAAATGGTTTGATATTCTTCGCATAACGATAGTCCATTTGATTTCTCTTTTTTAAAAGCTGTTCTAACTTTTTTCCCGCCTTTTGTTTTGAAATATCTGGAGATCTAAGTAATTGGTTGTAGACCTCTTGATGAACACTAAATCCTTCATTTATAATATTCAGTTGATCTTTAATATAACCAAATGCTCCATAATATGCTCTATTAACGAGAGACCGATAATGAGCTTCCGTATTTCCATTGCTAATTTCTTCAGCAATAGTAATAAAATCTCGAGGATTAAAGCGCATAAGGTTCAATAGAGATATTAATTTTATCTATCAATTCAGTTCCCAAATCAGCTAAAATATCAATGAAGTCTTCAGAAAGCTTATCGCTTTCTTCCCATTCCATATTAGAAAAAACATTAATAAACAACGTCTTCCAATTAGGGGCTTCTGAGAATAGTTCCAGCTCTAATAAAAACTTATTATGAATATTTTTTTTAAAATACCCATGGAAAATTGGCAGATATTCGATTAACAGCGCATTTTCGATTAGAAAATCTATTTCATTATAGTTAGATGCAAACCTGAACAAATCACTAAGATATTCCTTCAATTGGATTCGTTGTAATACAATAGAATACCCATTTTCGACAAGAAAACTTTTAGACTTTAGTGAGGGCGAGTCAAGTTTCTCAGCAATAGGTTCTATGCATTCTGTTATAACAGAATTTGAACATATATTATCGTACCAATTAAATATATTTTCACTGCTCATCAAATTTCTGTTTACTATGATTGGTTAAACTTTTTGAAAAGGTTTCTCTCACTACACTATGTGCATTTGAGACCCATCCCATTACATCATTGGGAACTTTCTCAATCCTCAACACGTAATATTGAAACAGAACAGGAGCCACGTATCCGGGTTCTTGTTTTATTGTCTGAAGTTTCAAAGCTAATACTTCTTCATTTGGAACAATGCTATTTTCAACACGCAAATCAACTGAACTTGTATTATTATCAACATTTTCAGGTAACACTGGGTAATAGTTAAAATGCTCCTTTATTTTACCCAAATTATGATCTCCTACATCAATTTTATTAATCGTCCGAAAACCTACTTTCTCAATGTCGACTTCCGGCATAATCTCTTTAAAAAAGCTATAAGCAATTTTTATAGTATTATAGAATGACTCCCAGCCATGATAAGGTGGCAACTTATTTACAGTAAAAAGTCTATCTGAAAGCTGAACGAGTGTACTTCCATCATTGCTCTTGTACTGATAAATATTTTCATTTCCTCCCAATAGTCTTAAAGATTTTTTGTTTAATTCAATATTTACTGCAGAGTTTTGTCCAACTTTTGGTAAGACTGTCTTTATTTTATCATAAAACAATATCGGTACTATTGGCTGCCAGTCTTTTGAGTTAAAAAACAATTCAAAAACAACTTCAACTAAAGGTGGATTTTTATATTGTTTTCCGGGTTCCATTTTATTAAATTACTTTTTTCTAACAAATCTAATATAAAATAAAAGATCATTTCATCAAATAAATTTGAAATTTCCATTTTGAAATTAAAAATAAACTCTGGAAATATTCATCAAATATTAACTTTATTTTCCACAAAAATACGATAAATTTACGAGACAGGGTTAAGATATAAGCTGATTAAATTAATCTTGTAACACGAAATTAAATATTAACAAACAAAAAACAGTTTTCTAATTCGCTACCTCGGTGATGAGTTTTGTAATCTATCTTAGGCGTGAATGTCAAATAATCAATTTGAATTATTTTTAGATTTTCATTTTATGAAAAAAGGATAAAAAGGGCCAACCCTGGGGGTAACCCTTTTAATTTGTCTCGGCAAAAGCCAATATTTAAACGGGGTAACAGTATTTTATAAAATATTTGAAATCCAATCCTGAATTTGGGTCCAGTTTTCAATTACCCAACCAATCAAAACGACATATTGGAATTTATTTGATACTTACAGCGTTCGCTTGAAAGGATTTCAATACTTTATAAACTAAATCGTTTGCTTCTGAGAACACATTTCTCTGTAATTTGGGAATAATAAAAATACAAGAAACATCGATACTTATTTGATAAG
This genomic interval carries:
- a CDS encoding Gfo/Idh/MocA family protein, with protein sequence MSSNQSRRKFIKDSATTAAAALAVPSIIPAEAFGANDRINAAVLGINGRGKSHIQGFMVQDNVEVTTLCDPDMNLLKQRQKDFKDKYNKDVALEQDLRRIMDNKDIDVISIATPNHWHSLAVIWACQAGKDAYVEKPGSHNIWEGRKMVEAAEKYDRIVQHGVQLRSSPAVNEAIGLLRDGYIGRVYMARGLVFRWRPSIGDAGFEPVPDGIDYDLWTGPAMKRPFTRNLVHYNWHWTFEYGNGDVGNQGIHETDLCMWGLDVGLPTKITSMGGKFLWDDAKEVPEVLTSVYHYPEEDKIIQFEVRPWCTNTEEGVTVGNIFYGDKGVLVVDGYDSYKTYLGQKREPGKSGSDGAMSGSEYDRGAGGTDGHFANFIEAVRAHDKTILNGPVETAHLSSGLAHLGNIAYRLGRVLTFDPDSERFVNDAEADKLLKRNYRPPYVIPENI
- a CDS encoding TIGR04255 family protein, translated to MEPGKQYKNPPLVEVVFELFFNSKDWQPIVPILFYDKIKTVLPKVGQNSAVNIELNKKSLRLLGGNENIYQYKSNDGSTLVQLSDRLFTVNKLPPYHGWESFYNTIKIAYSFFKEIMPEVDIEKVGFRTINKIDVGDHNLGKIKEHFNYYPVLPENVDNNTSSVDLRVENSIVPNEEVLALKLQTIKQEPGYVAPVLFQYYVLRIEKVPNDVMGWVSNAHSVVRETFSKSLTNHSKQKFDEQ